Proteins from a genomic interval of Methanofollis formosanus:
- a CDS encoding chloride channel protein, translating to MGTLVGFHLPEEGQSMAEIALWSAPPNPWMILPVICLGGLLSGLLVYTYAPEAEGHGTDAAIKAFHGEGRIRRRIPLLKALTAVITISTGGSAGREGPTAQMSAGFGSMVADFLGLSERERRIALATGIGAGIGTIFKAPLGGAILAAEVLYTRDFEAEAIIPGFLASVIGYAIFGSVEGFEPVFSPVAVEWTVTQIPLFLLLGVVCAGMGLLYIRTFYGTKQVFATFFERHHLPKHIKPVAGAFLTGLLVVALIYLSPETAIVGLAGLGTGYGFIQLALYSMLPLSVLLFIPLVKILTTSLTIGSGGSGGVFAPGLVIGAATGGAVGTALHLLAPAYVPAGLLPGFVVVGMIAFFGAISNAPIAVMIMVVEMTGNFSLFVPAMGAVAVAYVLTGESTIFVEQVRTRAQSRAHRGEYEVDILEGIRVKEVMVPRSSVIALAPEDGCGTVLDLVRSTEHTGYPVLEGDEIVGIITTRDVRALLAAGDLSSPVREVMTAPVVTVAEHRSLEEALQLMMERDIHHLPVVAEETPGRLVGFITRTDLMLAHTRRLASGGDP from the coding sequence ATGGGAACCCTTGTTGGGTTTCATCTCCCCGAGGAGGGGCAGAGCATGGCCGAGATCGCCCTCTGGTCCGCGCCCCCCAACCCCTGGATGATCCTCCCGGTGATCTGTCTGGGCGGTCTTCTCTCCGGTCTTCTGGTCTATACCTATGCCCCTGAGGCCGAAGGGCATGGGACCGATGCCGCGATCAAGGCCTTTCATGGGGAAGGGCGGATCCGGCGCCGCATCCCTCTTCTCAAGGCACTCACTGCCGTCATCACCATCTCCACCGGCGGGAGTGCCGGGCGGGAGGGGCCGACCGCCCAGATGTCGGCGGGGTTCGGCTCGATGGTCGCCGACTTCCTGGGGCTGTCAGAGCGCGAGCGGCGGATCGCCCTTGCCACCGGCATCGGCGCCGGGATCGGAACGATCTTCAAGGCACCGCTCGGCGGGGCGATCCTTGCGGCCGAGGTGCTGTACACCCGTGACTTCGAGGCGGAGGCGATCATCCCCGGTTTCCTGGCCTCGGTCATCGGGTATGCGATCTTCGGGAGTGTCGAGGGTTTTGAACCGGTCTTTTCTCCGGTCGCCGTCGAGTGGACGGTCACCCAGATCCCGCTCTTTCTGCTCCTCGGCGTGGTCTGTGCCGGGATGGGCCTGCTGTACATCAGGACATTTTATGGGACAAAACAGGTCTTTGCAACCTTTTTCGAGCGTCACCACCTTCCAAAGCATATCAAACCCGTTGCCGGCGCCTTCCTCACCGGCCTGCTCGTCGTCGCCCTCATCTATCTCTCCCCCGAGACGGCGATCGTCGGGCTTGCCGGACTGGGCACCGGGTATGGCTTCATTCAACTTGCCCTGTACTCAATGCTCCCCCTCTCGGTCCTCCTCTTCATCCCGCTCGTCAAGATCCTCACCACCTCGCTGACCATCGGCTCGGGGGGGAGCGGAGGGGTCTTTGCGCCGGGACTGGTCATCGGCGCCGCAACCGGCGGTGCGGTCGGGACGGCGCTCCATCTGCTGGCCCCTGCATATGTGCCCGCAGGGTTGCTGCCCGGGTTCGTGGTGGTCGGGATGATCGCGTTCTTCGGCGCCATCTCCAACGCCCCCATCGCCGTGATGATCATGGTGGTGGAGATGACCGGGAACTTCTCGCTCTTCGTCCCGGCGATGGGTGCGGTGGCGGTCGCCTATGTCCTCACCGGGGAATCGACGATCTTCGTCGAGCAGGTCCGCACCAGGGCCCAGTCCCGCGCCCACCGCGGCGAGTATGAGGTGGATATCCTGGAAGGGATCAGGGTGAAGGAGGTGATGGTCCCGCGCTCCTCGGTCATCGCCCTCGCCCCGGAGGACGGGTGCGGGACGGTCCTCGACCTCGTCAGGTCGACCGAACATACCGGCTATCCGGTCCTTGAAGGAGACGAGATCGTCGGGATCATCACGACCAGAGACGTCCGCGCCCTCCTTGCCGCCGGCGACCTCTCCTCTCCGGTGCGCGAGGTGATGACCGCACCGGTGGTGACCGTCGCCGAGCACCGGAGCCTGGAGGAGGCATTGCAGCTCATGATGGAGCGGGATATTCACCACCTCCCGGTGGTCGCAGAGGAAACCCCCGGACGGCTGGTCGGCTTCATCACCAGGACCGATCTGATGCTTGCCCATACCAGACGCCTCGCGTCGGGAGGGGATCCCTGA
- a CDS encoding DUF1059 domain-containing protein: protein MPSFKCKDIGMKCEFETTAENEFDLEQKIADHAREVHGKENLSAEEWMQIKKAIH from the coding sequence ATGCCGTCGTTTAAGTGCAAAGACATCGGGATGAAATGTGAATTCGAGACCACGGCCGAGAACGAGTTCGACCTCGAGCAGAAGATCGCCGACCACGCCCGCGAGGTGCACGGCAAAGAAAATCTCTCTGCAGAGGAGTGGATGCAGATCAAGAAGGCCATCCACTGA
- a CDS encoding nitroreductase family protein, which produces MPTEVEMVLAAIRGRRSIRAYEERPLDEETVTTIIDAGIHAPTAMGLQPWRFIVVRDRGLMKQISDYCKPVLRTMLEGATDETATVFRELLSRENFEIFYGAPVLVLVLGDRKNPYSTYDCTLCAGTMMLAAHAMGIGSCWIGAAGPVAGSHELMKMLEVPAGYEIIAPLIFGYPGEHPGMPARAEPRITWV; this is translated from the coding sequence ATGCCGACTGAGGTTGAGATGGTCCTTGCGGCCATCAGGGGACGGCGGAGCATCAGGGCGTACGAGGAGCGGCCCCTCGACGAAGAGACCGTCACCACGATCATCGACGCGGGGATCCACGCCCCGACGGCCATGGGGCTCCAGCCCTGGCGTTTTATCGTCGTCAGGGACCGCGGGCTGATGAAGCAGATCTCCGACTACTGCAAACCGGTCCTCCGCACGATGCTGGAGGGGGCCACCGACGAGACAGCCACCGTATTTCGAGAACTTCTCTCCAGGGAGAACTTCGAGATCTTCTACGGTGCCCCGGTGCTCGTCCTTGTCCTTGGTGACAGGAAGAACCCGTACAGTACCTATGACTGCACCCTCTGTGCCGGGACCATGATGCTCGCCGCCCATGCGATGGGGATCGGGAGCTGCTGGATCGGTGCGGCCGGACCGGTCGCCGGGAGTCATGAACTGATGAAGATGCTGGAGGTGCCGGCAGGCTATGAGATCATCGCCCCGCTGATCTTCGGCTATCCTGGAGAGCATCCGGGGATGCCGGCGCGGGCCGAGCCGAGGATCACCTGGGTCTGA
- a CDS encoding ATP-binding protein, which yields MTDLHPIDNDDSAKYRLIGESVLSYQFIVPHDARIYLGDLLKIADETKGLTFYAKVSEICHACNFADPRWDTRAYAGRFYVMGEDVFLGVKAAPLGYLDEGGKFRKPNTLPSKFSRVVADPDAADFAFLRKEMGEIEVGLLKNGLGVVEGVPVALHAKVMAQHMGVFATTGMGKSNFMKVFSASCMKAREFGMLIVDPHGEYATGGRSSTGDPTKGLLHYTAGRDGLAVFTIDRKKLEKYHLNHLWLEYDDIRASDLNILFDHSGPQHDVLELLGDVRGSDLIAFFEETDFANFDAGTYEGRFKWIAEQLRTSHPGPLNVLKRHFEILTRSNAPFFRKEGSSIPEIVRALDENKVVLIDIPTMGERSELFVLSVITRQIMGRHREWGVDKEERPPQVLIAIEEAQRVLGTGGRQTQIFREAAMEGRKFGVGLCVVTQQPKNIDPRVLAQLNTFVVMGLGDRGDRDIIASSAKQDLSQMDTEIQTLDTGEAVISTLKIPFPVSTKIHAFDGYIGTLNREARRPIDDGLKRGFF from the coding sequence ATGACAGATTTGCATCCTATCGATAACGACGACTCGGCGAAGTACCGGCTCATCGGCGAGAGTGTCCTCTCGTATCAATTCATCGTCCCGCACGACGCCAGGATCTATCTCGGCGACCTGCTCAAGATCGCCGACGAGACCAAGGGCCTCACCTTCTATGCCAAGGTGAGCGAGATCTGCCATGCCTGCAACTTCGCCGATCCCCGGTGGGACACCCGGGCCTATGCTGGCCGGTTCTATGTGATGGGCGAGGACGTCTTCCTGGGGGTGAAGGCGGCGCCGCTCGGCTACCTCGACGAGGGCGGGAAGTTCAGGAAGCCGAACACTCTCCCTTCCAAGTTCTCCCGGGTGGTCGCCGACCCCGATGCCGCGGACTTCGCCTTCCTCAGGAAGGAGATGGGCGAGATCGAGGTCGGGCTTCTCAAAAACGGTCTCGGCGTCGTCGAGGGCGTTCCGGTCGCCCTCCATGCGAAGGTGATGGCCCAGCACATGGGCGTCTTTGCGACCACCGGCATGGGCAAGAGCAACTTCATGAAGGTCTTCTCCGCCTCCTGCATGAAGGCGCGGGAGTTCGGGATGCTCATCGTCGATCCCCACGGCGAGTACGCCACCGGCGGACGTTCGTCCACCGGCGACCCCACGAAGGGGCTTCTCCACTACACGGCGGGCCGCGACGGGCTTGCGGTCTTCACCATCGACCGGAAGAAACTGGAAAAGTACCACCTCAACCATCTGTGGCTCGAGTACGACGACATCAGGGCCTCCGACCTGAACATCCTCTTCGACCATTCCGGGCCGCAGCACGACGTCCTCGAACTCCTCGGCGACGTGCGGGGATCCGACCTGATCGCGTTCTTCGAAGAGACCGACTTTGCGAACTTCGACGCCGGGACGTACGAGGGCCGTTTCAAATGGATCGCAGAGCAACTGCGCACCTCCCATCCGGGACCGCTCAACGTCCTCAAGCGCCACTTCGAGATCCTGACCCGGAGCAACGCCCCCTTCTTCAGGAAGGAAGGGTCGTCCATCCCCGAGATCGTCAGGGCCCTCGATGAGAACAAGGTCGTCCTCATCGACATCCCGACGATGGGAGAGAGAAGCGAACTTTTCGTTCTTTCGGTGATCACCCGCCAGATCATGGGGCGCCACCGCGAATGGGGGGTCGACAAGGAGGAGAGGCCGCCCCAGGTGCTCATCGCGATCGAGGAAGCGCAGCGGGTCCTCGGCACCGGAGGCAGGCAGACCCAGATCTTTCGCGAGGCGGCGATGGAGGGGAGGAAGTTCGGGGTCGGGCTCTGCGTGGTCACCCAGCAGCCCAAAAACATCGACCCGCGGGTCCTCGCCCAGCTCAACACCTTCGTGGTGATGGGGCTCGGCGACCGGGGCGACCGCGACATCATCGCGAGCAGCGCGAAGCAGGACCTCTCCCAGATGGACACCGAGATCCAGACCCTGGATACCGGCGAAGCGGTCATCTCCACCCTGAAGATTCCCTTCCCGGTGAGCACGAAGATCCACGCCTTCGACGGATATATCGGGACGTTGAACCGGGAGGCCAGGCGCCCGATCGACGACGGACTGAAACGGGGTTTTTTCTGA
- a CDS encoding PAS domain S-box protein, producing MNLSDPPGHESTFPLLSGPNTAWVRLHEYGNDLFFCFSPDGQILHFNHAARETLGYTDRTAPRTVDSLVATPDRGRFSRLLIQAAAGEEPGEIRVSFIDTGGKKIPIAGRLLCCCGGGEEVVGGLFSPVKGDQFDDGVFREVFYASPAAMAVTSGEDDRCVMINAAFCTLLGCHPAALLGKTPAGSGVWTDPGDYDRLVCGMDGSGASREIGVRLLRSDGAPLECVVSAKDLKLWGLPHRLLVVRTTGQSRFHAFLDRVNDAVVLHEVGGDGLPGRILDLNRGACSLFEYSWEDLLGRLFRDFIPLLEWERVASLVCALRDEGQITAEIPLVRQDGREVPVEISAHLYEQNGSEIVLLVMRDISERVESEKKIREANQRLNLLIDALPESVYFKDRERRCLIVNNTLAELAGMQKEEIVGKKNDDVFPPAFAVQCDLTDFRILEERTPIHSLESVEGEDGSIFCFDTTKVPVLDEDGEVRYFVGVSRDITEQKRAEEALRHSEAKYRMLFEAASDAIFIFDREGRFLEVNRVACERLGYRRDELLAMTRAEISSPVLRDEVSERIRMLFERGQVIYETDHITRDGRVIPTEVNGHLIEYEGRQAVLSIARDITERKSLEEELRRSVEVYRTIFENTGTGMVLIDEDATLLLVNSELEQLFGYRREEVEGRMRWTDLVAEEDLEQMLEYHAGRRDTQASVPGSYECTAIARGGRRLCLLLTVSVIPGTKQSIASVIDVTEQNEVELALKEREERLQLVVTGADLGIWDWDMESGHFVLNERWAGMLGYSLSEVEASFAAWKAMIHPDDRPKVLSALASYLAGDLPQYHAEYRMQAKDGHWVWVLSVGEVAARDAGGRALRMAGIHQDITGFKRSQEALKEANKKLTILSSVTRHDILNQVQGLLWFASEIEGQTGKYPGLCEAAQRIGRIAELIQYQISFTRDYEEMGVKAPEWQRVRKVAEGAALAALPRGVRLEVKTGELEVYADSMLSKVFYNLFENAVRHGEGITRVTVSFKTEEGRGVLIVEDDGVGVPEAKKSYIFKRGYGQHSGLGLFLVSEILEITGMTVRETGAEGEGARFEVALPWGTYRCEEGI from the coding sequence GTGAACCTCTCTGATCCCCCTGGCCATGAGAGCACGTTCCCCCTCCTGTCCGGGCCCAACACCGCCTGGGTCAGGCTGCATGAATATGGGAACGACCTCTTCTTTTGTTTCTCTCCAGACGGCCAGATCCTTCATTTCAACCATGCTGCAAGGGAGACGCTCGGGTACACAGATAGGACAGCCCCTCGAACCGTCGACTCCCTTGTCGCCACCCCTGACCGCGGCCGCTTCTCCAGGCTCCTGATCCAGGCGGCAGCGGGTGAAGAGCCCGGTGAGATCAGGGTATCTTTCATAGACACGGGAGGAAAGAAGATTCCGATCGCCGGCAGACTCCTTTGCTGCTGCGGCGGGGGAGAGGAGGTTGTCGGGGGATTGTTCTCCCCGGTCAAGGGTGATCAGTTCGATGACGGCGTCTTCAGAGAAGTTTTTTATGCCAGTCCGGCAGCCATGGCGGTCACCAGTGGAGAGGACGACCGGTGCGTCATGATCAACGCGGCCTTCTGCACGCTCCTCGGTTGTCACCCGGCGGCACTTCTCGGGAAGACTCCGGCCGGGTCCGGGGTCTGGACCGATCCTGGCGATTATGACCGTCTCGTCTGCGGTATGGATGGGTCGGGTGCGTCCCGGGAGATCGGGGTGCGCCTCCTGCGCAGCGATGGTGCCCCTCTGGAATGCGTTGTTTCGGCGAAGGATCTGAAACTCTGGGGTCTGCCGCACCGACTTCTGGTCGTCCGCACCACTGGTCAGAGCCGTTTCCATGCCTTCCTCGACCGGGTCAATGACGCCGTTGTGCTCCATGAGGTCGGGGGAGACGGTCTCCCAGGTCGGATCCTCGATCTCAACAGGGGTGCCTGCTCCTTGTTTGAGTATTCGTGGGAGGATCTGCTAGGTCGTCTTTTCAGGGACTTTATCCCACTCTTGGAATGGGAAAGAGTCGCCTCACTGGTCTGTGCTCTCAGGGACGAGGGACAGATCACCGCCGAGATCCCTCTTGTCAGACAGGACGGGAGAGAGGTGCCCGTCGAGATCAGTGCCCATCTTTATGAGCAGAATGGGTCAGAGATCGTCCTTTTGGTCATGCGTGATATCAGCGAGCGGGTGGAGAGTGAGAAGAAGATCAGGGAGGCGAACCAGCGTCTCAACCTCCTCATCGACGCTCTCCCGGAGTCGGTGTACTTCAAGGACCGGGAGAGGCGGTGTCTCATCGTGAACAATACCCTTGCTGAGCTTGCAGGGATGCAAAAGGAGGAGATTGTCGGAAAGAAGAATGACGACGTTTTCCCTCCTGCATTTGCTGTTCAGTGTGACCTGACCGACTTCCGTATCCTTGAGGAACGGACCCCCATCCACTCGCTGGAGTCGGTGGAGGGTGAAGATGGGAGTATCTTTTGTTTTGATACGACGAAGGTGCCGGTCCTCGACGAGGACGGAGAGGTCAGGTACTTTGTCGGGGTCAGCCGCGATATCACCGAACAGAAAAGGGCTGAGGAGGCGCTCCGTCATTCGGAAGCAAAATATCGGATGCTCTTTGAGGCGGCAAGCGACGCGATCTTCATCTTCGACCGGGAAGGACGGTTTCTCGAGGTGAACCGGGTTGCATGTGAGCGGCTGGGGTACCGGAGGGACGAACTGCTCGCCATGACCCGGGCTGAGATCAGCAGTCCGGTCCTGCGGGACGAGGTGTCCGAGCGGATCAGGATGCTCTTTGAGCGCGGGCAGGTCATCTACGAGACCGATCATATTACCCGGGACGGCCGGGTGATCCCGACCGAGGTGAATGGGCATCTCATCGAGTACGAAGGCAGGCAGGCTGTCCTCTCGATCGCGCGTGATATCACCGAGCGCAAGAGTCTGGAGGAAGAGCTCAGGCGATCGGTGGAGGTCTACCGGACGATCTTCGAGAACACCGGAACAGGGATGGTCCTGATCGATGAGGACGCCACCCTTCTCCTGGTCAACTCGGAGCTGGAACAACTCTTCGGTTACCGGCGGGAAGAGGTGGAGGGCCGGATGCGGTGGACCGATCTGGTCGCGGAGGAAGACCTGGAGCAGATGCTGGAGTACCATGCCGGGAGGCGAGACACCCAGGCATCGGTTCCCGGGAGTTATGAATGCACCGCGATCGCCCGGGGCGGCCGCCGTCTCTGTCTCCTCCTGACGGTCTCGGTGATCCCGGGGACAAAGCAGAGCATCGCTTCGGTGATCGATGTCACCGAGCAGAACGAGGTGGAACTGGCGCTCAAAGAGCGGGAAGAGCGTCTCCAACTCGTCGTGACCGGTGCGGACCTCGGGATCTGGGACTGGGATATGGAGTCCGGGCATTTTGTCCTGAACGAACGATGGGCCGGGATGCTCGGGTACTCGCTATCTGAGGTGGAAGCGAGTTTTGCTGCATGGAAAGCGATGATCCACCCTGATGACCGGCCGAAGGTTCTCTCGGCCCTTGCCTCCTATCTTGCCGGGGATCTCCCCCAGTACCATGCGGAGTATCGGATGCAGGCAAAGGATGGACACTGGGTCTGGGTGCTCTCGGTCGGCGAGGTGGCGGCCAGGGACGCCGGGGGGCGGGCGCTCAGGATGGCCGGGATCCATCAGGACATCACCGGCTTCAAGCGGAGTCAGGAGGCGTTGAAGGAGGCGAACAAGAAACTGACAATCCTCTCGAGTGTCACGCGTCACGACATCCTCAACCAGGTGCAGGGTCTGCTCTGGTTTGCGTCCGAGATCGAGGGGCAGACCGGAAAATATCCCGGCCTGTGCGAGGCGGCGCAGCGGATCGGGCGCATCGCCGAACTGATCCAGTACCAGATCTCGTTCACCCGCGACTATGAGGAGATGGGGGTGAAGGCCCCTGAGTGGCAACGGGTCAGGAAGGTCGCGGAAGGAGCGGCCCTGGCCGCTCTCCCCCGGGGAGTCCGCCTGGAAGTGAAGACCGGGGAACTGGAGGTCTATGCCGACTCCATGCTCAGCAAGGTCTTCTACAACCTCTTTGAGAACGCCGTCAGGCACGGTGAGGGGATCACCAGAGTCACCGTCTCGTTCAAAACTGAAGAGGGTCGAGGAGTTCTCATCGTCGAGGACGACGGTGTAGGTGTCCCTGAGGCCAAAAAATCGTATATCTTCAAGCGCGGCTACGGGCAGCACTCTGGCCTCGGGCTCTTCCTGGTCAGCGAGATCCTGGAGATCACCGGGATGACGGTCCGCGAGACGGGAGCCGAGGGAGAGGGGGCCAGGTTTGAGGTTGCTCTTCCCTGGGGAACCTATCGGTGCGAAGAGGGCATCTGA
- a CDS encoding PH domain-containing protein, whose product MTYLIRIGEDFKPAPQFKRYYFLSLVILAVLGAFFIVLPVSLTGEGLLILLFGGGMLALLIFVAVWIPLYYRSIVYHLTETEMTWKRGVWFRSTGIVPYNRITNVDIIQGPVMRLFGISNLRIQTAGYSAQAQAEIRILGIEDPEPLRELIMAQVRGRPPVAAVTGGEEEETAPAPVGAGQDAVVAELRAIRELLEKMAGR is encoded by the coding sequence ATGACATACTTGATCAGAATAGGGGAAGACTTCAAGCCCGCCCCCCAGTTCAAGAGATATTATTTCCTTTCCCTCGTCATCCTGGCCGTTCTCGGAGCCTTCTTCATCGTGCTCCCGGTATCCCTCACCGGAGAGGGGCTGCTCATCCTGCTCTTCGGAGGGGGCATGCTCGCCCTCCTCATCTTCGTCGCCGTCTGGATCCCGTTGTACTACCGGAGCATCGTCTACCATCTCACTGAGACCGAGATGACCTGGAAACGAGGGGTCTGGTTCAGGAGCACCGGGATCGTCCCGTACAACCGGATCACCAATGTCGATATCATCCAGGGCCCGGTGATGCGTCTCTTCGGCATCTCCAACCTCCGCATCCAGACGGCCGGCTACTCGGCGCAGGCCCAGGCCGAGATCAGGATCCTGGGGATCGAGGATCCTGAACCCCTCAGAGAACTGATCATGGCGCAGGTGCGCGGCCGCCCGCCGGTGGCGGCGGTGACCGGCGGCGAGGAGGAAGAGACCGCACCGGCCCCTGTCGGGGCGGGGCAGGATGCGGTCGTCGCCGAACTGCGGGCGATCCGGGAACTGCTCGAGAAGATGGCCGGCAGGTGA
- a CDS encoding formate/nitrite transporter family protein, with product MVFHPPVAIVAKAGDTGKYKVSLPAWNMLVRGFMSGAYIAMGAGLATVCSTGVAPFLGAGFAKLILGSVFPVGLIITVLTGAELFTGDAMLAPMAAFIHKISWASVLNLWVWVYIGNLIGSVVYAYLMAYGPLTSWTAAGAGTATAFGVTAVNIAAGKTAYVGGAAMWSLLLKAIGCNWLVNLAILLGICADDAVGKFFGIWFPIMAFVSTGFEHCVANMYFIPAGILTAPYLTAEQAAVVGAKLQGLSWVTMWTNNIILVTIGNIIGGLLFVGVIYWVAFKKEIAALK from the coding sequence ATGGTGTTCCATCCTCCAGTAGCGATTGTCGCAAAGGCAGGCGACACGGGGAAATACAAAGTTTCCCTCCCCGCCTGGAACATGCTCGTGAGGGGGTTCATGTCTGGTGCCTACATTGCCATGGGTGCCGGGCTTGCAACCGTCTGTAGCACAGGCGTCGCACCTTTCCTGGGTGCTGGTTTCGCAAAGTTGATCCTGGGGTCCGTCTTCCCCGTCGGGCTTATCATCACCGTTTTGACCGGTGCCGAGCTCTTCACCGGCGACGCGATGCTCGCCCCCATGGCCGCGTTCATCCACAAGATCTCATGGGCCAGTGTGCTTAATCTCTGGGTCTGGGTCTACATTGGCAACCTCATCGGCTCTGTGGTCTACGCCTACCTCATGGCATACGGCCCCCTGACCTCCTGGACGGCCGCCGGTGCCGGCACGGCAACCGCCTTCGGTGTCACCGCGGTGAACATTGCCGCAGGTAAGACTGCTTATGTCGGTGGAGCAGCGATGTGGTCGCTTCTCCTCAAGGCTATCGGCTGTAACTGGCTCGTCAACCTGGCCATCCTCCTCGGGATCTGCGCCGACGACGCCGTAGGCAAGTTCTTCGGGATCTGGTTCCCGATCATGGCTTTCGTCTCCACCGGGTTCGAGCACTGTGTCGCAAACATGTACTTCATCCCGGCAGGCATCCTGACCGCCCCGTACCTCACCGCTGAACAGGCGGCAGTTGTGGGCGCAAAGCTCCAGGGTCTGAGCTGGGTGACGATGTGGACGAACAACATCATCCTCGTCACCATCGGCAACATCATCGGTGGTCTGCTCTTCGTGGGCGTCATCTACTGGGTCGCCTTCAAGAAGGAGATCGCAGCACTCAAGTGA
- a CDS encoding DNA double-strand break repair nuclease NurA: protein MIPLDERDLAGVLGYLGHIRPADLSSRFARAGGYDVSSFTPCGEEWDGYLSAVDGSNAMVLESGSFSVALARAVETTFSGGRRVHAGETSLRAFRIGPEAENPAYGDLYAECFEDAPLKSLENEDRSRAAAVFRDTLEYATALRLASNLDAGDVLLLDGALRVDHESLRPVLLRILREARRRGVLVAAVTKMAASTWGGGVPLVPAAAALARDLGVRGPWYLEVPPEVMDAERYQEWHFGDTYVASLHQKAPLAFKVEVPEGASSRSVEATFAALAAYADDGRVTGYPFPLFDAHRLVTIGLDQVEQVRQTLIGAMSRQGMTGNEFQAYFGDIHDRFASYR from the coding sequence GTGATCCCCCTCGACGAGCGCGACCTCGCTGGGGTGCTCGGGTATCTCGGGCACATTCGTCCCGCCGACCTCTCCTCCAGGTTTGCGCGGGCCGGGGGATATGACGTCTCGTCCTTCACCCCCTGCGGTGAGGAATGGGACGGCTACCTCTCGGCGGTGGACGGGAGCAACGCCATGGTGCTTGAGAGCGGCAGTTTCTCGGTCGCGCTGGCCCGGGCCGTCGAGACGACCTTCTCGGGCGGGCGGCGGGTCCATGCCGGGGAGACGTCCCTGCGGGCCTTCAGGATCGGCCCGGAGGCCGAGAACCCGGCCTATGGCGATCTCTATGCCGAATGTTTTGAGGACGCACCACTCAAGTCCCTCGAGAACGAGGACCGCTCCCGCGCCGCGGCGGTCTTCAGGGACACCCTCGAGTACGCCACCGCCCTCCGTCTGGCCTCGAACCTCGATGCCGGCGACGTCCTTCTCCTGGACGGTGCACTCAGGGTCGACCACGAGAGTCTCCGCCCGGTCCTCCTCAGGATCCTGAGAGAAGCCAGACGGCGGGGCGTCCTCGTCGCCGCGGTGACCAAGATGGCGGCGTCCACCTGGGGCGGCGGCGTCCCCCTCGTCCCGGCCGCCGCGGCCCTTGCCCGCGACCTGGGGGTGCGGGGGCCGTGGTACCTGGAGGTGCCCCCGGAGGTCATGGACGCCGAGCGTTACCAGGAATGGCACTTTGGCGACACCTATGTCGCCTCCCTCCACCAGAAGGCGCCCCTGGCCTTCAAGGTGGAGGTCCCGGAGGGTGCGTCGTCTCGATCGGTCGAGGCCACCTTTGCCGCCCTCGCCGCCTATGCCGACGACGGCAGGGTCACCGGCTACCCCTTCCCCCTCTTCGACGCCCACCGCCTCGTGACCATCGGCCTCGACCAGGTGGAGCAGGTCAGGCAGACCCTCATCGGGGCGATGAGCCGGCAGGGGATGACCGGGAACGAATTCCAGGCCTATTTTGGTGATATCCATGACAGATTTGCATCCTATCGATAA
- a CDS encoding nucleotide-binding protein, producing the protein MVTGDTSILLWGIPTLVLLLIIPGALNYMSQSQYIDLIPVYEREAKEYRVRMINETLLNKPVRIKGVVERASFKYLNRPQFSVADRTGEISVKMFTSPQEDINKDDVVEVLGMVIRRFVVAGEPVINCVSIRKIEAEKKK; encoded by the coding sequence GTGGTTACCGGAGACACTTCGATCCTTCTCTGGGGTATCCCGACGCTGGTCCTCCTCCTCATCATCCCTGGTGCACTCAACTACATGAGCCAGAGCCAGTACATCGACCTCATCCCGGTCTATGAGCGTGAGGCAAAGGAGTATCGGGTCAGGATGATCAACGAGACCCTGCTCAACAAACCGGTCAGGATCAAGGGAGTCGTGGAACGGGCCTCATTCAAGTACCTCAACAGGCCTCAGTTCTCGGTTGCCGACCGGACCGGTGAGATCTCGGTGAAGATGTTCACTTCTCCCCAGGAGGACATCAACAAGGACGACGTCGTCGAGGTGCTCGGCATGGTGATCCGCCGCTTTGTGGTGGCCGGAGAACCGGTGATCAACTGCGTCTCGATCAGAAAGATCGAAGCAGAAAAGAAGAAGTGA